A DNA window from Maribellus comscasis contains the following coding sequences:
- the thyA gene encoding thymidylate synthase yields the protein MRQYLDLLETILEKGSEKGDRTGTGTISRFGHQMRFDLSEGFPAVTTKKLHLKSIIHELLWFLAGDTNLRYLAQNNVHIWDDWPYRRYKNSPDFQEESIREFSQKVAEDEKFAAVWGELGPVYGKQWRDFSGIDQIKWVVDEIKYLRKNKESPNGRRLIVSAWNPPEVEEMAKAGLPPCHTLFQFYVNNGKLSCQLYQRSADVFLGVPFNIASYALLTMMIAQVTGLEAGDFVHTFGDVHIYSNHIEQVKLQLSREPYPLPAMKINPEVKSIFDFKFEDFELVGYLSHPHIKGIVAV from the coding sequence ATGAGGCAGTATTTAGATTTATTGGAAACCATTCTTGAAAAAGGAAGTGAAAAAGGTGATCGTACAGGAACGGGTACCATAAGTAGATTTGGGCACCAGATGCGTTTTGATTTGAGCGAGGGATTCCCGGCGGTAACAACCAAAAAGCTGCATTTGAAATCGATTATTCATGAGTTGCTTTGGTTTTTGGCGGGCGATACAAATCTTAGATATCTTGCCCAAAATAATGTCCATATCTGGGACGACTGGCCGTACAGACGGTATAAAAACAGTCCGGACTTTCAGGAGGAATCGATTCGTGAATTTTCACAGAAAGTAGCGGAAGACGAAAAATTTGCCGCCGTTTGGGGCGAACTTGGTCCGGTTTACGGAAAACAGTGGCGCGACTTTTCCGGAATCGACCAGATTAAATGGGTGGTTGATGAAATTAAATATCTCCGGAAAAACAAAGAAAGTCCCAATGGAAGGCGCCTGATTGTTTCTGCCTGGAATCCGCCGGAAGTAGAAGAGATGGCAAAAGCCGGACTTCCTCCTTGTCATACCCTTTTTCAGTTTTATGTAAATAATGGAAAACTTTCATGCCAGCTTTACCAGCGCAGCGCCGATGTTTTTTTGGGTGTTCCGTTTAATATTGCTTCCTATGCATTGTTGACCATGATGATAGCACAGGTCACAGGCCTGGAAGCTGGCGATTTTGTGCATACATTTGGCGATGTGCATATTTATTCCAATCATATTGAGCAGGTGAAACTGCAACTCAGCCGTGAACCCTATCCCTTGCCGGCAATGAAAATTAATCCGGAGGTCAAAAGTATTTTTGATTTTAAATTTGAAGATTTTGAGTTGGTAGGATATTTGTCTCACCCGCACATAAAAGGGATTGTGGCCGTTTAG
- a CDS encoding ion transporter, producing MKNTRDKLYEVIFEADTKEGKVFDVVLLFVILLSIALVMLESVPFVREDYRSILRIMEWTITIIFSIEYILRVIIVKKAFKYIFSFYGIIDFLSVIPTYLGLFLIGTHSLVVIRILRLLRVFRILKLTRYTHAGRTLARAMWASREKISVFIFFVVTIVVIVGTVMYLVEGEPHGFTSIPRSIYWAIVTLTTVGYGDISPQTSLGQFLASVVMILGYAIIAVPTGIVTAEMMKSTSESNTQVCPSCLHDKHDDDAVFCKKCGARLNP from the coding sequence ATGAAAAATACCCGGGATAAATTATACGAAGTAATTTTTGAAGCCGATACAAAGGAAGGCAAAGTTTTTGATGTGGTTTTACTATTTGTAATTTTGTTGAGTATCGCACTGGTGATGCTTGAAAGCGTTCCCTTTGTAAGAGAAGATTACCGGAGTATACTTAGAATAATGGAGTGGACAATTACCATTATTTTTTCAATAGAATACATTCTTCGGGTTATTATTGTAAAAAAAGCATTCAAATATATCTTTAGTTTTTATGGGATTATTGATTTTTTATCTGTTATACCCACGTATTTAGGACTATTTCTTATTGGTACGCACAGTCTTGTTGTTATTCGTATATTGCGTTTACTTCGGGTTTTCAGGATTTTGAAGCTTACACGATACACGCATGCCGGACGAACTTTAGCCAGAGCAATGTGGGCCAGCCGCGAAAAAATTAGTGTTTTTATATTTTTTGTGGTGACCATTGTGGTGATTGTAGGAACAGTGATGTACCTGGTTGAAGGCGAACCACACGGTTTTACAAGTATTCCAAGAAGTATATACTGGGCAATTGTAACGCTTACAACTGTTGGTTATGGCGACATCAGCCCGCAAACTTCGCTGGGGCAATTTTTGGCCAGCGTGGTTATGATTTTGGGCTACGCAATTATTGCTGTTCCCACCGGAATTGTTACTGCCGAAATGATGAAATCGACAAGCGAAAGCAATACCCAGGTTTGCCCAAGTTGTTTGCACGATAAACACGACGATGATGCTGTTTTTTGTAAAAAGTGTGGAGCCCGCTTAAATCCCTGA